TCCTGAGCTTGCCGCCGATGAACTGGAACGGATGGTTTGCCAACATGGTTTCAGGGGGGCGGTGATCAATGGCCACATTCAGGGACGCTACCTGGACGACGAATTTTTCTGGCCCATTATGGAACAGGCGGAAGCGCTCCAGGTTCCTCTCTACCTGCATCCGGCGCCCCCGCCGCAGCCGGTAATTGATGCCTACTACACGGGCAACTTTTCCTCGGAGGTGACCCGCATGCTTTCGACGGCGGGCTGGGGCTGGCACATCGAAACCGCTGTTCACATTCTGCGCCTTATTCTCGGCGGGGTATTCGACCGTTATCCCAAGCTGCAGTTCATAATTGGTCATATGGGCGAGGCTTTGCCTTTCATGCTGCCAAGGATTGATCTGGTTATGCAGCCGGAACTGACTAAGCTGCAGCGCCCGGTGGCGGCCTATCTGAGAGAGAATATCCATTACACCTTCAGTGGTTTTAATTTTACTGCTGCTTTCCTCAATCTGTTGCTGGAGGTCGGTGTGGACCGCATCATGTTCTCGGCAGACTATCCCTACGGTTCAATGGAAAAGGGGCGGGCCTTCCTTGCCCAGTTGCCTGTCAGCAGTGCTGACAGGGAAAAGATCGCACACGGCAATGCCGAACGGCTCCTGCGCCTATAAAGGAGCCGCATTCAGTAACATGAGGTTAATTTTAGAAGGAAGTATGGAATCAACTGGCAGTGGGGGAAGTAAAATATGGCAAAAAAAATCAGCCCTACTCGTTGCAGAACCACAAGGACTGATTTAATGATTGTAATGATATTAATACTGACAGCAATGGACTTTCCAGGGAGCAATCTTTTAGGGTTGCTCTTTTTTTATGGATAAAATTAGACTTGACATGGAAGCTGGAGACGGTACTAATGAAATATGCCGGCGTTGAATAGTTTGATGAATTAGCGGGATGGACAGTAGGGCAATTATCGACTCTCAGGAACTGTCCCCGTTGAGTTTAGATGGTAACACAAGATGCTTTTGTTACCTGTTTTTACCTTTGTTATTTTACATATTACGATGAAATATAATGAAATCCTCTATAATTAGAAATTAATTTTAAAAACAAGGAAAAAGCAACTGAGAACAAAGCGTATTTGATCAATGTTTTAAAAAGCCTTTGAATGCTTATATTCACTGTGGTCTATAGTTTTTACAATGTAACAAAAGCATCTTGTGTTACATTGTAATTTTTTTGCTTAGTCTACAGAAAACATAATTGTAGTAGTTAACGAACTGAGGAAACTGGGCTAAGCACTAATAGTGAAATTTTACAAATGTTAAGGGAGGCTAAGTATGTTATTATGGTTTAGTAATTTTAAAACGGCAGTCAAAATCACAGTACTTATTTCAATTGCCGCCATATTTATGGCGGGCGTAGGCTATGTCGGGTATTATTATAATGTCAAACTTAGTAATGATTTAGGAAAAATGTATAAAGAAGGTCTGCAGCCCGTTAAATGGCTGAATGCAGCACGGGGGCAAGCGCGTGCTGTAGAAGGAATTGTTATTACCCTCACGCATCCTGGCCTGAATAAGGAGGATGAGACAGAGCAACTGAAAGAAATGGAGGAACTTATAGAAGAAACAAACCGGTTGTTAGGAGATTATGAAAAAACAATAACTACAGACTTCGAGAAACAAGAATTTGCCGTGACGATGGATACCTTGCAAAAATGGCGGCAAGAAAGAACTAAAATTGTCGACCTTGTCCAGGCCGGAAAAAAGGTAGAAGCCTTTGATTATTATACAAAAAATGCCGGTACCTTGATGGATACCTTGAATGATACATTGAAAAAGCTTGCCGATTACAACGAAGAAAAAGCTGAGATGTTAAATAAAAATGGCGAGGAAGACGCGAAAAATGCTGCCCAG
This Propionispora hippei DSM 15287 DNA region includes the following protein-coding sequences:
- a CDS encoding amidohydrolase family protein, which translates into the protein MTMRIITLEEHFASPDIIDRFGRQSFHNKGEQLCDLNERRIAEMDAAGIDLQVLSLTSPGTEALAADEAVKIANSANDFLAAAIERHPSRFAGFATLPTAVPELAADELERMVCQHGFRGAVINGHIQGRYLDDEFFWPIMEQAEALQVPLYLHPAPPPQPVIDAYYTGNFSSEVTRMLSTAGWGWHIETAVHILRLILGGVFDRYPKLQFIIGHMGEALPFMLPRIDLVMQPELTKLQRPVAAYLRENIHYTFSGFNFTAAFLNLLLEVGVDRIMFSADYPYGSMEKGRAFLAQLPVSSADREKIAHGNAERLLRL